In Aegilops tauschii subsp. strangulata cultivar AL8/78 chromosome 3, Aet v6.0, whole genome shotgun sequence, one genomic interval encodes:
- the LOC109738996 gene encoding C-type lectin receptor-like tyrosine-protein kinase At1g52310 isoform X2, whose translation MALPLALPLAALLLSAAAPALAHTPSCPDGWQISPDRAKCFMHISTSLSWDGSEALCRNFSGHLAALSSVQELNFARSLCGAASSGCWVGGRRRNTTSGVVGWKWSDNSSSWNGTAFPGEPLRPNCTGARCGLATGDDMCTLVTSKHTALTGKKCAESHGLICMMNHDRCYHDHCHKEYFIVLIVVSGLILSTTLAVVVWLLVYKRSKKRKRSREASGASATALVPPLWKVFNSEELRSITKNFSEGNRLPGNAKTGGTYSGTLPDGSKLAIKRLKRSSLQRKKDFYSEISRVAKLYHPNLVAVKGCCYDHGDRFIVYEFVANGPLDVWLHHIPRGGRSLDWATRMRVATTLAQGIAFLHDKVKPQVVHRDIRASNVLLDEEFGSHLMGVGLSKFVPWEVMHERTVKAATYGYLAPEFIYRNELTTKSDVYSFGVLLLEIISGRRPAQSVESAGWQTIFEWATPLVQSHRHLELLDPLINDLPEIGVIQKVVDLVYACTQHVPSVRPRMSHVVHQLQQLELKSAASEQLRSGTSTSATSPMLPLEVRTPR comes from the exons ATGGCCCTccccctcgccctccccctcgccgcgctgctcctctccgccgccgcgcccgcgctGGCTCATACCC CGTCATGCCCCGACGGTTGGCAAATCAGTCCTGATCGGGCCAAATGCTTCATGCACATCTCAACATCCCTTTCCTGGGACGGATCCGAAGCCCTCTGCCGCAACTTCAGCGGTCATCTGGCTGCATTATCATCAGTTCAGGAGCTGAATTTCGCGAGGTCTCTCTGTGGAGCTGCCTCCTCCGGGTGCTGGGTTGGAGGACGTCGCCGCAACACCACTAGTGGTGTTGTTGGCTGGAAATGGTCTGACAATTCGTCTTCTTGGAACGGGACCGCATTTCCCGGTGAGCCGTTGCGTCCCAATTGCACCGGTGCTCGCTGCGGTCTAGCCACCGGCGACGATATGTGCACTTTGGTGACCAGTAAGCACACTGCACTTACCGGAAAGAAGTGTGCCGAGTCACATGGGCTGATTTGCATGATGAATCACG ATAGGTGCTACCATGATCACTGCCACAAGGAGTATTTCATAGTCCTCATCGTCGTAAGCGGCTTGATTCTCTCAACCACGCTAGCTGTTGTGGTTTGGCTGCTCGTCTACAAGCGAAGCAAGAAAAGGAAAAGATCACGTGAAGCTTCCGGCGCTTCAGCTACCGCATTAGTGCCACCGCTGTGGAAAGTGTTCAACAGTGAAGAGCTTAGATCGATAACCAAGAACTTCAGTGAGGGAAACCGGCTGCCCGGAAATGCCAAGACAGGTGGTACCTACAGTGGAACCTTGCCAGATGGATCCAAACTAGCAATTAAGAGATTGAAGAGATCCAGCCTACAAAGGAAAAAGGATTTCTACTCTGAGATCAGTAGAGTCGCAAAGCTCTATCATCCTAACTTGGTGGCTGTAAAAGGATGTTGTTATGATCATGGCGACCGCTTTATTGTCTATGAGTTTGTCGCCAATGGTCCGTTGGATGTGTGGCTGCATCATATTCCCAGAGGAGGGCGGAGCCTTGATTGGGCAACGAGAATGAGAGTTGCCACAACTCTTGCACAGGGGATTGC ATTTTTGCATGACAAGGTGAAGCCCCAGGTAGTCCACCGTGATATCCGTGCGAGCAACGTCCTTCTCGACGAGGAATTTGGTTCCCATCTGATGGGGGTCGGGCTGTCCAAGTTTGTGCCGTGGGAAGTAATGCACGAGCGGACCGTCAAGGCGGCAACATACGGATACCTTGCCCCCGAGTTCATTTACAGGAACGAGCTGACAACAAAGAGCGATGTCTACAGCTTCGGCGTGCTGCTTCTAGAAATCATCAGTGGCCGTCGCCCAGCGCAGTCGGTTGAATCTGCTGGATGGCAGACAATATTCGAATGGGCGACGCCGCTGGTCCAATCACACCGGCATCTGGAGCTGCTGGACCCGCTCATCAACGACTTGCCGGAGATAGGAGTGATCCAGAAGGTCGTGGACCTCGTCTACGCCTGCACCCAGCATGTCCCCTCGGTGCGGCCAAGGATGTCTCATGTCGTCCATCAGCTGCAGCAGCTTGAGCTAAAGTCAGCGGCGTCTGAGCAGCTGAGGAGCGGGACCAGCACCAGCGCGACCTCTCCGATGCTGCCATTGGAGGTCCGGACACCTCGCTGA
- the LOC109738995 gene encoding uncharacterized protein isoform X1, giving the protein MALLCFLLDLRNIPPPILGLLKQCLLHLANHYAAAPSPPAASASAAPLPDRLALCYVHHAAAAPSGSSSRSPPELKIAYRPGEKFSLRDFHHAVENLPLDGFLPDQHGSVPTGDVSLQNLFSNRAIYSWATDDISKKVIAICFSAQNTEPLRRSLMEASEQCITVEFVMLETETAAFMYDDVSENSSSFIHRISDLENCVVRRYSPETQVLHGLVKRWLEELKDDKEEMMQAVLVFRAPIIKSVNQVTCSIYPSANQIIDGFPYCQVCRCHGLPIDDVTTNKAKWLCPTTSRQLAASDVTDSAVKIGDQTVLFLSTSGGGSNMRRASTSISFDVIERTDLASLNEGVIMGKSHVVVPSSNDEVALTDESLDQNTQIFYGLCETLFKLDQGLVCSSACNTETMKIGTLACYYLLQPSEKGPMLLRRLAGSEEILPLPDVSRPRNYTVSMDAKNSIETSLSKIAVKEYNPLHHERGFHSKLNSLVKDSLQFGSIAPAYAEDATHLDSFSEPQIPALQGPRGNMFMSQRDKARDADRIYAFSEPQTTTPLFRAPKDRLPSQPKEKASPSISEEWEKLIIIDDNDDFCTPVSSSRATFPRPPVSTLPSPVKPLDEKTSRILERLEAPKAKKQRASKPPGAGAATASGRGGVSSTQGKKPLLPFEPSASQPLKPTFNRVRRKPVP; this is encoded by the exons ATGGCGCTGCTCTGCTTCCTCCTCGACCTCCGCAACATCCCGCCGCCCATCCTCGGCCTCCTCAAGCAG TGCCTGCTCCACCTCGCCAACCactacgccgccgccccctcgccgcccgcggcctccgcctccgccgccccgctccCGGACCGCCTCGCCCTCTGCTACGTccaccacgccgccgccgccccctccggTTCCTCCTCCCGCTCCCCGCCCGAG CTCAAGATTGCGTATAGGCCCGGGGAGAAATTCAGCCTtcgagatttccaccatgctgtcGAAAACTTGCCTCTGGATGGCTTCCTTCCTGACCAACATGGGTCTGTGCCAACTGGAG ACGTGTCACTACAAAATCTGTTTAGCAACAGGGCCATCTATTCTTGGGCCACTGATGACATCTCCAAGAAAGTGATTGCAATATGTTTttctgcacaaaacacggaaccTCTCCGAAGATCACTTATG GAAGCATCGGAACAGTGTATTACAGTGGAGTTTGTAATGTTGGAAACAGAAACTGCTGCGTTCATGTATGATGATGTTTCTGAAAACTCCAGCAGTTTCATACACAGAATCAGTGACCTTGAAAACTGCGTCGTTCGAAGATACAGTCCTG AGACCCAAGTTTTGCATGGGCTAGTCAAGAGGTGGTTAGAAGAGCTGAAGGATGACAAGGAAGAGATGATGCAAGCTGTATTGGTGTTCAGAGCTCCCATAATTAAATCTGTTAATCAAGTAACTTGCAGCATATATCCATCAGCAAATCAGATCATTGATGGTTTTCCATATTGTCAG GTATGCAGGTGCCATGGTCTCCCCATAGATGACGTTACCACAAATAAGGCAAAATGGCTGTGCCCAACAACAAGCCGCCAACTTGCAGCTTCTGATGTTACTGATAGTGCCGTGAAGATTGGAGATCAGACTGTATTGTTTCTTTCCACTTCAGGAGGTGGGTCAAACATGCGACGAGCCTCTACATCCATTTCTTTCGATGTGATTGAGCGCACTGACTTAGCCTCGCTAAATGAAG GAGTCATAATGGGGAAATCTCATGTTGTGGTTCCCAGCTCAAATGATGAAGTTGCTCTAACTGATGAGAGCTTGGATCAGAACACCCAGA TTTTCTATGGTCTGTGTGAAACTCTTTTCAAGCTCGATCAGGGACTTGTGTGCTCCTCTGCGTGCAACACTGAAACAATGAAAATTGGAACCCTTGCCTGTTATTATCTCCTTCAGCCATCTGAAAAGGGGCCAATGCTTCTTAGG AGGCTTGCTGGATCTGAAGAGATACTGCCTCTCCCGGATGTGAGTCGACCTCGCAACTATACTGTTAGCATGGACGCCAAGAATTCAATTGAAACCTCTTTATCGAAG ATTGCTGTGAAGGAATACAACCCTCTACACCATGAAAGAGGTTTCCACTCGAAGCTGAATTCTCTGGTCAAGGATAGCCTGCAATTCGG GTCAATTGCCCCAGCCTATGCTGAAGATGCCACCCACCTTGACTCCTTCAGTGAGCCACAAATACCAGCATTGCAGGGTCCCAGGGGAAACATGTTCATGAGCCAAAGGGACAAGGCCAGAGACGCCGACCGGATCTACGCGTTCAGCGAGCCGCAGACGACGACGCCGTTGTTCCGAGCTCCGAAAGACAGGCTCCCGAGCCAGCCCAAGGAGAAGGCGTCGCCCAGCATCTCGGAGGAGTGGGAGAAGctcatcatcatcgacgacaatGACGATTTCTGCACTCCGGTCTCCTCTTCCAGGGCCACATTCCCCAGGCCTCCGGTCTCCACGCTGCCGTCTCCGGTGAAGCCACTGGACGAGAAGACCTCGAGGATCCTGGAGCGGCTGGAGGCCCCCAAGGCCAAGAAGCAGAGGGCCAGCAAGCCGCCCGGTGCCGGCGCCGCGACGGCGTCCGGCCGCGGTGGTGTCAGTAGCACACAGGGGAAGAAGCCGCTGCTGCCGTTTGAGCCCAGCGCTAGCCAGCCACTGAAGCCTACCTTCAACAGGGTACGGCGAAAGCCTGTTCCTTAG
- the LOC109738996 gene encoding C-type lectin receptor-like tyrosine-protein kinase At1g52310 isoform X1, with amino-acid sequence MALPLALPLAALLLSAAAPALAHTPSCPDGWQISPDRAKCFMHISTSLSWDGSEALCRNFSGHLAALSSVQELNFARSLCGAASSGCWVGGRRRNTTSGVVGWKWSDNSSSWNGTAFPGEPLRPNCTGARCGLATGDDMCTLVTSKHTALTGKKCAESHGLICMMNHEDRCYHDHCHKEYFIVLIVVSGLILSTTLAVVVWLLVYKRSKKRKRSREASGASATALVPPLWKVFNSEELRSITKNFSEGNRLPGNAKTGGTYSGTLPDGSKLAIKRLKRSSLQRKKDFYSEISRVAKLYHPNLVAVKGCCYDHGDRFIVYEFVANGPLDVWLHHIPRGGRSLDWATRMRVATTLAQGIAFLHDKVKPQVVHRDIRASNVLLDEEFGSHLMGVGLSKFVPWEVMHERTVKAATYGYLAPEFIYRNELTTKSDVYSFGVLLLEIISGRRPAQSVESAGWQTIFEWATPLVQSHRHLELLDPLINDLPEIGVIQKVVDLVYACTQHVPSVRPRMSHVVHQLQQLELKSAASEQLRSGTSTSATSPMLPLEVRTPR; translated from the exons ATGGCCCTccccctcgccctccccctcgccgcgctgctcctctccgccgccgcgcccgcgctGGCTCATACCC CGTCATGCCCCGACGGTTGGCAAATCAGTCCTGATCGGGCCAAATGCTTCATGCACATCTCAACATCCCTTTCCTGGGACGGATCCGAAGCCCTCTGCCGCAACTTCAGCGGTCATCTGGCTGCATTATCATCAGTTCAGGAGCTGAATTTCGCGAGGTCTCTCTGTGGAGCTGCCTCCTCCGGGTGCTGGGTTGGAGGACGTCGCCGCAACACCACTAGTGGTGTTGTTGGCTGGAAATGGTCTGACAATTCGTCTTCTTGGAACGGGACCGCATTTCCCGGTGAGCCGTTGCGTCCCAATTGCACCGGTGCTCGCTGCGGTCTAGCCACCGGCGACGATATGTGCACTTTGGTGACCAGTAAGCACACTGCACTTACCGGAAAGAAGTGTGCCGAGTCACATGGGCTGATTTGCATGATGAATCACG AAGATAGGTGCTACCATGATCACTGCCACAAGGAGTATTTCATAGTCCTCATCGTCGTAAGCGGCTTGATTCTCTCAACCACGCTAGCTGTTGTGGTTTGGCTGCTCGTCTACAAGCGAAGCAAGAAAAGGAAAAGATCACGTGAAGCTTCCGGCGCTTCAGCTACCGCATTAGTGCCACCGCTGTGGAAAGTGTTCAACAGTGAAGAGCTTAGATCGATAACCAAGAACTTCAGTGAGGGAAACCGGCTGCCCGGAAATGCCAAGACAGGTGGTACCTACAGTGGAACCTTGCCAGATGGATCCAAACTAGCAATTAAGAGATTGAAGAGATCCAGCCTACAAAGGAAAAAGGATTTCTACTCTGAGATCAGTAGAGTCGCAAAGCTCTATCATCCTAACTTGGTGGCTGTAAAAGGATGTTGTTATGATCATGGCGACCGCTTTATTGTCTATGAGTTTGTCGCCAATGGTCCGTTGGATGTGTGGCTGCATCATATTCCCAGAGGAGGGCGGAGCCTTGATTGGGCAACGAGAATGAGAGTTGCCACAACTCTTGCACAGGGGATTGC ATTTTTGCATGACAAGGTGAAGCCCCAGGTAGTCCACCGTGATATCCGTGCGAGCAACGTCCTTCTCGACGAGGAATTTGGTTCCCATCTGATGGGGGTCGGGCTGTCCAAGTTTGTGCCGTGGGAAGTAATGCACGAGCGGACCGTCAAGGCGGCAACATACGGATACCTTGCCCCCGAGTTCATTTACAGGAACGAGCTGACAACAAAGAGCGATGTCTACAGCTTCGGCGTGCTGCTTCTAGAAATCATCAGTGGCCGTCGCCCAGCGCAGTCGGTTGAATCTGCTGGATGGCAGACAATATTCGAATGGGCGACGCCGCTGGTCCAATCACACCGGCATCTGGAGCTGCTGGACCCGCTCATCAACGACTTGCCGGAGATAGGAGTGATCCAGAAGGTCGTGGACCTCGTCTACGCCTGCACCCAGCATGTCCCCTCGGTGCGGCCAAGGATGTCTCATGTCGTCCATCAGCTGCAGCAGCTTGAGCTAAAGTCAGCGGCGTCTGAGCAGCTGAGGAGCGGGACCAGCACCAGCGCGACCTCTCCGATGCTGCCATTGGAGGTCCGGACACCTCGCTGA
- the LOC109738997 gene encoding uncharacterized protein produces the protein MESIPAASAMDWSIDLDKGLRSRHLGTRLKALEAAAPRIRDLAASPAVPAAVASAFGVLPAEPRIFAETMLLRLATEFRTAADDSVRARIVRALLPAQGAAWACAEPDQILRKVAAAHGAAGTPRARELALRMFGCLAGLAKDSVHVRSLVLSGLRSSNAAEVKAALFAAGCFCKLSEDFSYITLQVLAGLVISPTSEAQVIMAAIKTFSKLDCTLAVIRRVHEVGKQMVLGNLEDVFKAEILFALSRLASKSIVLFGDQVALLLSFLGHESLLPMRTMVLKSLCFMFRRNAFYLPSASTVFGTLLQLIDDEDFPLDCKRYAFRILQKILCVKDPSIRHISASELSKLALAAKRFLHCSSWEMQYDVLEILLDIFFCFLKQTKPHQTISTLESSPFSYIGYPGISNNMLSTHEETSEDERSLNKILTAIVDNIIYLANQLANCRSKEVATGHIYVSSCELEKYKALFSLLLKLVSGYPSAASAALDKVRCLMKELAQINASHHSGVAASCVESSVEPAAGSIKASCMETDTDMAKLASTEFCNKKKSSVVHDLILCTLKFANACHDMCHKTFASSCDLHHSVKGLTECVQQNASQYCSTYEFFRLIMCAHISWSTCKIRDGNKGSGDSNEHPKIFFTPAWIAHELCALRMAKMLTRKQSYWEAYRSAMYCCHEGLWFTASFVFRKVSAGFESGTFGFWFKSLLLFAAGELEMKLLLFPSAISKLVGELNTEIDLHEDLYCVETDVDSTLAGSIELHGCQEKITGICERTCLANDVLTSNASSDREFFFQRWFISLRASFLKILTDVLGILNAHSSAPKDISHHESSSVAIGNNQVLLALTNCSSRLSDLAKSYDLLAASHGDMDHESFTTIARLAFMCSLLSFCTAFSVDFSNVPGSSEPCRLPERFSYASVLQDLHQRVDRNDSQVFSQLRQFMSVSSFELDSVHFSTRMNMSGNLEKDSYSLFKFAVASLLRARADAKGVTTGEDALHHLHRGMQLLSSILRRFMELPFVLPRHFFSVRPCLGAELFMFDSNPANKDRISVPRGFQLSLTLCLKWKRVLERTPIRIAKLYCILATSPSSPLHIAGTRSKQFEMRRTTSEMAVLHSKLLQHIKSDLRKTSHKENSHTELVAAFACFKPAGSGQGFSDCLLDVSSFPRGEYQIAWQACCVDENGRCFSLLPLNDGAVFSVQ, from the exons atggagaGCATCCCGGCGGCCTCCGCCATGGACTGGAGCATCGACCTCGACAAGGGACTCCGCTCCCGCCACCTCG GCACGCGCCTCAAGGCCCTCGAGGCCGCCGCCCCGCGCATCCGCGACCTCGCCGCGAGCCCCGCCGTCCCCGCGGCGGTGGCCTCCGCGTTCGGCGTCCTGCCCGCCGAGCCCCGCATCTTCGCTGAGACCATGCTCCTCCGCCTCGCCACCGAGTTCAGGACGGCCGCCGACGACTCCGTCCGGGCCCGCATCGTCCGCGCCCTCCTCCCGGCCCAGGGCGCCGCGTGGGCCTGCGCGGAGCCCGACCAGATACTCCGGAAGGTCGCGGCGGCGCACGGCGCGGCGGGGACCCCGCGGGCCAGGGAGCTCGCGCTGAGGATGTTCGGCTGCCTCGCCGGCCTCGCCAAGGACAGCGTGCACGTCCGCTCCCTCGTCCTCTCCGGCCTCCGCTCCTCCAATGCTGCCGAG GTCAAAGCGGCGTTATTTGCGGCCGGTTGCTTTTGTAAGCTTTCAGAGGACTTCTCATACATCACCCTTCAAGTGCTGGCTGGATTAGTCATCTCACCAACATCAGAAGCCCAAGTTATTATGGCAGCAATTAAGACTTTCTCGAAGCTTGATTGTACGTTGGCTGTTATCCGTAGAGTTCACGAGGTTGGAAAGCAGATGGTTCTAGGCAACCTGGAAGATGTATTCAAAGCGGAAATTCTCTTCGCACTCTCCAGACTGGCGTCCAAGTCAATTGTTTTGTTTGGTGATCAG GTGGCACTTCTGTTATCATTTCTGGGACATGAATCTTTACTTCCTATGAGGACTATGGTTTTGAAAAgtttatgttttatgtttcgcagaaatgCTTTCTATCTTCCTAGTGCCAGTACTGTTTTTGGCACATTATTACAACTAATTGATGATGAGGATTTCCCACTTGATTGTAAGCGCTATGCATTCAGAATTCTGCAAAAG ATTCTCTGTGTTAAAGATCCAAGCATCCGTCATATCAGTGCTTCTGAGTTATCTAAGCTTGCTCTGGCTGCTAAAAGGTTTTTGCATTGTTCTTCCTGGGAGATGCAATATGATGTTCTTGAAATTCTTTTGGATATCTTCTTTTGCTTTCTCAAGCAAACAAAGCCACATCAGACTATAAGCACTCTGGAGAGTTCACCATTCTCATACATTGGATACCCAGGAATTTCGAACAACATGCTGTCAACCCATGAAGAAACTAGTGAGGATGAAAGATCTCTGAATAAGATTTTAACAGCAATAGTGGATAATATAATATATCTGGCCAATCAACTAGCGAACTGCAGAAGCAAGGAAGTAGCAACTGGACATATATATGTGTCCTCCTGTGAATTAGAGAAATACAAGGCACTGTTTAGCCTTCTGCTAAAGCTTGTTTCAGGCTACCCTTCTGCTGCTTCTGCTGCTCTTGATAAAGTAAGATGCCTGATGAAAGAACTTGCTCAAATAAATGCTAGTCATCACTCCGGAGTAGCAGCTAGTTGTGTTGAATCATCTGTTGAACCAGCGGCTGGAAGTATCAAAGCTTCTTGCATGGAAACTGACACTGATATGGCAAAGTTAGCTTCCACTGAATTTTGTAACAAGAAGAAATCATCTGTAGTGCATGATCTAATTCTGTGCACGCTCAAATTTGCAAATGCTTGCCATGATATGTGTCATAAAACATTTGCCTCTTCCTGCGATCTTCACCATAGTGTCAAGGGGCTAACTGAATGCGTGCAGCAGAACGCCTCTCAGTATTGCAGCACATATGAATTCTTCCGTCTTATAATGTGCGCGCACATCTCATGGAGTACTTGTAAAATCAGAGATGGTAATAAAGGATCAGGTGATTCAAATGAGCACCCTAAGATATTCTTTACTCCTGCTTGGATAGCACATGAACTGTGCGCCCTTCGGATGGCCAAAATGCTTACAAGAAAACAGAGCTACTGGGAAGCCTATAGGTCTGCTATGTACTGCTGCCATGAAGGTCTCTGGTTCACAGCATCATTTGTCTTTAGAAAAGTTTCAGCTGGTTTTGAGTCGGGCACCTTTGGTTTTTGGTTCAAATCATTGCTTCTTTTTGCTGCCGGAGAACTTGAGATGAAGCTATTGCTTTTTCCTTCAGCAATCAGTAAGTTGGTTGGTGAGCTAAATACAGAGATAGATCTTCATGAGGACCTCTACTGTGTCGAAACAGATGTTGACAGTACTCTTGCTGGATCTATAGAGTTGCATGGCTGCCAAGAAAAAATCACTGGTATTTGTGAGAGAACATGCTTAGCAAATGATGTCCTCACATCTAATGCCTCTTCAGACCGCGAATTCTTCTTCCAGAGGTGGTTCATTAGTCTGAGAGCGTCTTTTCTTAAAATCTTAACTGATGTTCTTGGCATCCTTAATGCACATTCTTCTGCTCCCAAAGACATATCGCATCATGAATCTTCAAGTGTAGCCATAGGGAACAACCAAGTCCTCCTAGCTTTGACTAACTGTTCTTCAAGACTGAGTGACCTAGCAAAGAGTTATGATCTGCTTGCTGCATCCCATGGGGACATGGATCATGAAAGCTTTACTACTATCGCCAGGCTTGCTTTCATGTGCTCACTATTGTCATTTTGTACTGCGTTTTCTGTAGACTTCTCAAATGTACCTGGCAGTTCAGAGCCTTGCAGGCTTCCAGAGAGATTTTCTTATGCTTCAGTCCTACAAGATTTACATCAACGAGTGGATAGGAATGATAGCCAAGTTTTCTCACAACTGCGGCAATTCATGTCTGTTTCTTCTTTTGAACTGGACTCTGTACACTTCAGCACAAGAATGAATATGTCTGGTAATCTGGAAAAGGATTCCTATTCACTCTTCAAGTTTGCTGTGGCATCTTTGCTTCGTGCACGCGCAGATGCCAAAGGAGTGACAACTGGAGAGGACGCTCTACATCATTTGCACAGAGGGATGCAACTTCTGTCTAGCATTTTGCGGAGGTTCATGGAACTGCCTTTCGTACTTCCCAGACACTTCTTCAGCGTAAG GCCTTGCCTTGGCGCCGAGCTCTTCATGTTCGATTCCAACCCTGCAAACAAGGACAGGATATCAGTACCGCGCGGCTTCCAGCTGTCCCTGACTCTCTGCTTGAAGTGGAAGCGCGTGCTGGAGCGAACCCCCATCCGCATCGCGAAACTGTACTGCATCCTAGCCACAAGCCCATCGTCGCCCCTACACATCGCGGGAACGAGGAGCAAGCAGTTCGAGATGCGCAGGACCACCTCCGAGATGGCCGTGCTGCACTCCAAGCTGCTGCAGCACATAAAGAGCGACCTGAGGAAGACCAGCCACAAGGAGAATTCCCACACCGAGCTGGTGGCAGCGTTCGCGTGTTTCAAACCAGCTGGCTCTGGCCAGGGGTTCTCAGACTGCCTGCTGGACGTCTCCTCGTTTCCTCGCGGCGAGTACCAGATCGCGTGGCAGGCGTGCTGCGTGGACGAGAACGGCCGCTGCTTCAGCTTGCTGCCGTTGAATGACGGCGCCGTCTTCTCCGTCCAGTAG
- the LOC109738995 gene encoding uncharacterized protein isoform X2, whose protein sequence is MALLCFLLDLRNIPPPILGLLKQLKIAYRPGEKFSLRDFHHAVENLPLDGFLPDQHGSVPTGDVSLQNLFSNRAIYSWATDDISKKVIAICFSAQNTEPLRRSLMEASEQCITVEFVMLETETAAFMYDDVSENSSSFIHRISDLENCVVRRYSPETQVLHGLVKRWLEELKDDKEEMMQAVLVFRAPIIKSVNQVTCSIYPSANQIIDGFPYCQVCRCHGLPIDDVTTNKAKWLCPTTSRQLAASDVTDSAVKIGDQTVLFLSTSGGGSNMRRASTSISFDVIERTDLASLNEGVIMGKSHVVVPSSNDEVALTDESLDQNTQIFYGLCETLFKLDQGLVCSSACNTETMKIGTLACYYLLQPSEKGPMLLRRLAGSEEILPLPDVSRPRNYTVSMDAKNSIETSLSKIAVKEYNPLHHERGFHSKLNSLVKDSLQFGSIAPAYAEDATHLDSFSEPQIPALQGPRGNMFMSQRDKARDADRIYAFSEPQTTTPLFRAPKDRLPSQPKEKASPSISEEWEKLIIIDDNDDFCTPVSSSRATFPRPPVSTLPSPVKPLDEKTSRILERLEAPKAKKQRASKPPGAGAATASGRGGVSSTQGKKPLLPFEPSASQPLKPTFNRVRRKPVP, encoded by the exons ATGGCGCTGCTCTGCTTCCTCCTCGACCTCCGCAACATCCCGCCGCCCATCCTCGGCCTCCTCAAGCAG CTCAAGATTGCGTATAGGCCCGGGGAGAAATTCAGCCTtcgagatttccaccatgctgtcGAAAACTTGCCTCTGGATGGCTTCCTTCCTGACCAACATGGGTCTGTGCCAACTGGAG ACGTGTCACTACAAAATCTGTTTAGCAACAGGGCCATCTATTCTTGGGCCACTGATGACATCTCCAAGAAAGTGATTGCAATATGTTTttctgcacaaaacacggaaccTCTCCGAAGATCACTTATG GAAGCATCGGAACAGTGTATTACAGTGGAGTTTGTAATGTTGGAAACAGAAACTGCTGCGTTCATGTATGATGATGTTTCTGAAAACTCCAGCAGTTTCATACACAGAATCAGTGACCTTGAAAACTGCGTCGTTCGAAGATACAGTCCTG AGACCCAAGTTTTGCATGGGCTAGTCAAGAGGTGGTTAGAAGAGCTGAAGGATGACAAGGAAGAGATGATGCAAGCTGTATTGGTGTTCAGAGCTCCCATAATTAAATCTGTTAATCAAGTAACTTGCAGCATATATCCATCAGCAAATCAGATCATTGATGGTTTTCCATATTGTCAG GTATGCAGGTGCCATGGTCTCCCCATAGATGACGTTACCACAAATAAGGCAAAATGGCTGTGCCCAACAACAAGCCGCCAACTTGCAGCTTCTGATGTTACTGATAGTGCCGTGAAGATTGGAGATCAGACTGTATTGTTTCTTTCCACTTCAGGAGGTGGGTCAAACATGCGACGAGCCTCTACATCCATTTCTTTCGATGTGATTGAGCGCACTGACTTAGCCTCGCTAAATGAAG GAGTCATAATGGGGAAATCTCATGTTGTGGTTCCCAGCTCAAATGATGAAGTTGCTCTAACTGATGAGAGCTTGGATCAGAACACCCAGA TTTTCTATGGTCTGTGTGAAACTCTTTTCAAGCTCGATCAGGGACTTGTGTGCTCCTCTGCGTGCAACACTGAAACAATGAAAATTGGAACCCTTGCCTGTTATTATCTCCTTCAGCCATCTGAAAAGGGGCCAATGCTTCTTAGG AGGCTTGCTGGATCTGAAGAGATACTGCCTCTCCCGGATGTGAGTCGACCTCGCAACTATACTGTTAGCATGGACGCCAAGAATTCAATTGAAACCTCTTTATCGAAG ATTGCTGTGAAGGAATACAACCCTCTACACCATGAAAGAGGTTTCCACTCGAAGCTGAATTCTCTGGTCAAGGATAGCCTGCAATTCGG GTCAATTGCCCCAGCCTATGCTGAAGATGCCACCCACCTTGACTCCTTCAGTGAGCCACAAATACCAGCATTGCAGGGTCCCAGGGGAAACATGTTCATGAGCCAAAGGGACAAGGCCAGAGACGCCGACCGGATCTACGCGTTCAGCGAGCCGCAGACGACGACGCCGTTGTTCCGAGCTCCGAAAGACAGGCTCCCGAGCCAGCCCAAGGAGAAGGCGTCGCCCAGCATCTCGGAGGAGTGGGAGAAGctcatcatcatcgacgacaatGACGATTTCTGCACTCCGGTCTCCTCTTCCAGGGCCACATTCCCCAGGCCTCCGGTCTCCACGCTGCCGTCTCCGGTGAAGCCACTGGACGAGAAGACCTCGAGGATCCTGGAGCGGCTGGAGGCCCCCAAGGCCAAGAAGCAGAGGGCCAGCAAGCCGCCCGGTGCCGGCGCCGCGACGGCGTCCGGCCGCGGTGGTGTCAGTAGCACACAGGGGAAGAAGCCGCTGCTGCCGTTTGAGCCCAGCGCTAGCCAGCCACTGAAGCCTACCTTCAACAGGGTACGGCGAAAGCCTGTTCCTTAG